In Desulfovibrio sp. 86, the following proteins share a genomic window:
- a CDS encoding YcaO-like family protein produces MNSHLPCIHLAPCPKGYTRDLDKTMSPPQTIARVKQRLAEADLDILARTTRVDVNRLGIPVFLSVCGADARRVMPTRKQMGKGSSPEQAEASALMELMERFAFFSFWQDRPYMVRATWSEAEARFGEALLPLDEMLRSVNEEMDATKARRVLDLISWNFYPATRLPDESTVWLPLDWFKLLGEFNGTSAGNSAEESLLQGLSELIERHVCCLVDRERLATPTIDPATCQDPVLCQLLEAFAREGVHIILKDFSLNMPLPTVAAIAWDPSTLGQSSEIVFTAGTAASPAKAAIRAVTEVAQLAGDFCTSACYEASGLSKFNTLQEAAWLFEGPSVSLDSLPTVEDSDIRQELLTALDGLRPMTMYAVETTHQRLGIPTHYTIVPGMAFRERDRNQSLGLFVGRKLVEEADAATALDGLKVLEECYPKAHFLPFFRGMLALRAEDWTSARDLFAEAMPLQPDADAKALAAFYQGYTDTLQGQWAEAIPALAKAVELCPEMKEYGNLLGVAHFKTGNYAMAADAFAAVLRVDKGSAMDLANLGLCEKFMGKNDEAWRHLTAALELDPGLDFARQHLAQLEG; encoded by the coding sequence ATGAACAGCCACCTGCCTTGCATTCATCTGGCCCCCTGCCCCAAGGGCTATACCCGCGACCTCGACAAGACCATGAGCCCGCCGCAGACCATTGCGCGCGTGAAGCAACGTCTGGCTGAGGCCGACCTGGACATTCTGGCCCGCACCACAAGGGTGGACGTGAACCGGCTGGGCATTCCCGTATTTTTGAGCGTGTGCGGCGCGGATGCCCGGCGCGTCATGCCCACCCGCAAACAGATGGGCAAGGGTTCCTCACCGGAGCAGGCCGAAGCATCTGCCCTTATGGAGCTGATGGAACGCTTTGCCTTTTTCAGCTTCTGGCAGGATCGCCCGTACATGGTGCGCGCCACGTGGAGCGAGGCTGAAGCCCGCTTTGGCGAAGCCCTGCTGCCTCTGGATGAAATGCTGCGCTCTGTCAACGAAGAGATGGACGCCACAAAAGCGCGCAGGGTGCTGGACCTTATCAGTTGGAACTTCTATCCGGCCACGCGCCTGCCCGATGAAAGCACGGTATGGCTGCCCCTTGACTGGTTCAAGCTGCTGGGCGAATTCAACGGCACCTCGGCGGGCAACAGCGCGGAGGAATCCCTGCTTCAAGGCCTCAGCGAACTGATCGAACGCCACGTCTGCTGCCTGGTGGACCGCGAACGCCTCGCCACCCCCACCATTGATCCCGCCACCTGCCAGGATCCCGTGCTCTGCCAGCTGCTTGAAGCTTTTGCCAGAGAAGGCGTGCACATCATACTCAAGGACTTTTCCCTGAACATGCCCCTGCCCACGGTGGCGGCCATTGCCTGGGATCCGTCCACACTGGGCCAGAGTTCGGAAATCGTGTTCACGGCGGGCACGGCGGCCTCTCCGGCCAAGGCGGCCATCCGCGCCGTCACCGAAGTGGCCCAGCTTGCGGGAGATTTTTGCACCAGCGCCTGCTACGAAGCGTCCGGCCTGTCCAAGTTCAACACCCTTCAAGAAGCGGCGTGGCTGTTCGAAGGCCCCTCCGTCAGCCTGGACAGCCTGCCCACGGTGGAAGACAGCGACATCCGGCAGGAACTGCTCACGGCTCTCGACGGCTTGCGCCCCATGACCATGTACGCGGTGGAAACGACCCATCAGCGCCTTGGCATTCCCACGCACTATACCATCGTGCCCGGCATGGCCTTCAGGGAGCGTGACCGCAATCAGAGCCTGGGCCTTTTTGTAGGCCGCAAGCTGGTGGAAGAGGCCGATGCCGCCACCGCTCTGGACGGCCTCAAGGTTCTTGAAGAATGCTATCCCAAGGCGCATTTTCTGCCTTTTTTCAGGGGAATGCTGGCCCTGCGCGCCGAGGACTGGACCAGTGCCCGCGATCTGTTCGCCGAGGCCATGCCCCTGCAGCCCGACGCTGACGCCAAGGCTCTGGCGGCCTTTTATCAGGGGTATACCGACACCCTTCAGGGCCAGTGGGCCGAAGCCATCCCCGCACTGGCCAAGGCTGTGGAACTGTGCCCGGAAATGAAGGAATACGGAAACCTTCTGGGCGTGGCCCATTTCAAGACCGGCAACTACGCAATGGCTGCCGATGCTTTTGCCGCCGTGCTGCGCGTGGACAAGGGCTCTGCCATGGATCTGGCAAACCTTGGCCTGTGCGAAAAATTCATGGGCAAGAATGATGAAGCCTGGCGGCATCTGACCGCGGCGCTTGAACTAGATCCCGGTCTGGATTTTGCCCGGCAGCATCTGGCCCAGTTGGAGGGATAA
- a CDS encoding HlyD family secretion protein, whose amino-acid sequence MSEALYIEMPARKKGSPRPLWLRLIPLWALLLLLAVGVLWWLAQGRVPSERAMLDAMVHVIAPEFSAPVEAFYVKEGDRVRRGQPLLRMNARAYQGRLGEAGREAAALRGMAGPPTMEETAARLKAAQDAEQDMVRRLALARNEEDAKLQLRQERVSTHVRLQLRLRGIDSQGGERSVGKSRYAEASQAEAQARRHMEQAKVEFEEASRMRAAMEQELGRIRQEMLRYKQMASQQRYAPVPSRAQATPSVVVDANLYAPVDSRVLRVLGVAGQPAQRGEALVLLLPEGASVTENYWVQAYFIGEGADFIQAGQPCRIELEDGQSLRGAVLDVLAPQALPTGQQGAQGVKSVDGAAKPAMYVPVRISVDPGANPLPVPGTSARCVVLTRSILGFYGF is encoded by the coding sequence ATGTCCGAAGCCCTTTATATCGAAATGCCCGCCCGTAAAAAGGGCAGTCCCCGGCCTTTGTGGCTGCGCCTTATTCCTTTGTGGGCGCTTTTGTTGCTGCTCGCGGTCGGCGTGCTCTGGTGGCTGGCCCAAGGGCGTGTGCCCAGCGAACGGGCCATGCTGGACGCCATGGTGCATGTGATCGCCCCGGAATTTTCCGCCCCGGTGGAAGCTTTTTATGTCAAGGAGGGGGACAGGGTGCGACGCGGGCAGCCCCTGCTGCGCATGAACGCCAGGGCCTATCAGGGCAGGCTTGGCGAGGCGGGGCGGGAAGCCGCAGCCTTGCGCGGTATGGCCGGGCCGCCCACCATGGAAGAAACCGCCGCCAGACTGAAGGCCGCGCAGGATGCGGAACAGGATATGGTGCGCCGTCTTGCTCTGGCCAGAAATGAAGAAGACGCCAAGCTGCAGTTGCGTCAGGAGCGCGTGTCCACACATGTGCGGCTGCAATTGCGCCTGCGCGGCATTGACAGCCAGGGCGGTGAACGATCCGTCGGCAAAAGCAGGTATGCCGAGGCCAGTCAGGCCGAGGCGCAGGCCCGCAGGCATATGGAACAGGCCAAGGTGGAGTTTGAAGAAGCCAGCCGTATGCGCGCCGCCATGGAGCAGGAGCTTGGCCGCATCCGGCAGGAAATGCTGCGCTACAAACAGATGGCGTCACAGCAGCGGTACGCGCCCGTGCCTTCCCGTGCTCAGGCGACGCCGTCTGTGGTGGTGGACGCCAATCTGTACGCGCCCGTTGACAGCCGTGTGCTGCGGGTTTTGGGCGTTGCCGGTCAGCCGGCGCAGCGTGGCGAAGCCCTGGTTCTGCTTTTGCCCGAAGGGGCTTCGGTAACGGAAAATTACTGGGTTCAGGCCTATTTCATAGGCGAAGGAGCGGATTTCATCCAGGCCGGACAGCCCTGCCGCATTGAACTTGAAGACGGGCAGAGCCTGCGCGGCGCGGTGCTGGATGTTCTTGCGCCGCAGGCGCTCCCCACTGGTCAGCAAGGCGCGCAGGGGGTCAAGTCTGTTGATGGAGCGGCCAAGCCCGCAATGTATGTCCCGGTGCGCATCAGCGTTGACCCTGGGGCCAACCCCTTGCCCGTGCCAGGCACGTCGGCCCGCTGCGTGGTGCTGACGCGCAGTATACTGGGATTTTACGGTTTTTAG
- a CDS encoding chaperone protein: MAEKKMNDDYTTCPACSGTGKNQDNTTCFECNGTGKRQEACTVPAGAEHDGVCD, encoded by the coding sequence ATGGCTGAGAAAAAAATGAACGACGACTACACCACCTGTCCCGCCTGCTCCGGCACGGGGAAAAATCAGGATAATACCACCTGCTTTGAGTGCAACGGAACCGGCAAACGTCAGGAAGCATGCACCGTGCCCGCCGGAGCGGAGCATGACGGCGTATGTGACTAG
- a CDS encoding uracil-xanthine permease family protein, with product MSSASPRREYLPTDYNLRFRDCLIGAQMLFVAFGALVLVPILTGLDSNVALFTAGVGTLLFQVCTRGKVPIFLASSFAFIAPIIYGVQTWGMAQTLGGLVFSGFVYFILSGLIRWRGIDVVLRVLPPVVTGPVIMVIGLILAPVAVHMALGKTGDGAVQLVPEETALWVSMTSLLVTVLVSLLGKGFLRLMPILCGIAAGFAVSLYLGLGDWTKVVATPWMSLPHFTFPEFAWEPILFIMPITLAPAIEHFGDVVAISSITGKDYLKDPGVHTTMFGDGVATMVAGMVGGPPCTTYAEVIGAVSLTRVFNPAVMTWAALTAILLSFVSKIGAFLSSIPVPVMGGIMILLFGAIMVVGLNTLVRAGKDLMEPRNMIIVALIIIFGVGGMQFSIGSFKLGGIGLAAVTGVVLNLFLPRSRS from the coding sequence ATGAGCTCAGCCAGCCCACGGCGGGAATATCTGCCCACCGACTATAACCTGCGCTTCAGGGACTGCCTGATTGGCGCGCAGATGCTTTTTGTGGCCTTTGGCGCATTGGTGCTGGTGCCCATTCTTACCGGCCTGGACAGCAATGTGGCCCTGTTTACCGCTGGCGTCGGCACGTTGCTGTTTCAGGTATGCACCAGGGGCAAGGTGCCCATCTTTCTTGCGTCGTCCTTTGCCTTTATTGCGCCCATCATTTACGGGGTGCAGACCTGGGGCATGGCCCAGACCCTCGGCGGCCTGGTCTTTTCGGGTTTTGTCTACTTTATCCTGAGCGGCCTCATCCGCTGGCGCGGCATTGATGTGGTGCTGCGCGTGCTGCCGCCTGTGGTTACCGGGCCTGTCATCATGGTTATCGGGCTGATTCTGGCCCCGGTAGCGGTGCACATGGCTCTCGGCAAGACCGGCGACGGCGCGGTGCAGCTTGTGCCGGAAGAAACGGCTTTGTGGGTTTCAATGACATCCTTGCTGGTCACGGTACTGGTGTCTTTGCTGGGCAAGGGCTTTTTGCGCCTTATGCCCATCTTGTGCGGCATTGCGGCCGGTTTTGCGGTTTCACTGTATCTTGGCCTCGGCGACTGGACAAAGGTGGTCGCCACCCCGTGGATGAGCCTGCCCCATTTTACCTTTCCCGAATTTGCCTGGGAACCCATCCTTTTCATCATGCCCATAACCCTGGCCCCGGCCATTGAGCATTTTGGCGACGTTGTGGCCATCAGCTCCATCACTGGCAAGGATTACCTCAAGGATCCCGGCGTACACACCACCATGTTTGGCGACGGCGTCGCCACCATGGTAGCGGGCATGGTGGGCGGACCGCCCTGCACCACCTACGCTGAAGTTATCGGCGCTGTGAGCCTGACAAGGGTGTTCAACCCCGCCGTCATGACATGGGCGGCGCTGACGGCCATTCTGCTCTCCTTTGTGTCCAAGATCGGCGCGTTTCTGTCGTCCATACCCGTACCGGTCATGGGTGGCATCATGATTCTGCTCTTCGGGGCCATCATGGTGGTGGGCCTGAACACCCTTGTGCGCGCCGGAAAAGACCTGATGGAGCCAAGAAACATGATCATCGTGGCTCTCATCATCATCTTTGGCGTTGGCGGCATGCAGTTCAGCATCGGCAGTTTCAAGCTGGGCGGCATAGGCCTTGCGGCTGTGACGGGCGTGGTGCTCAACCTCTTTTTGCCCCGCAGCCGATCCTAG
- the upp gene encoding uracil phosphoribosyltransferase — translation MAVYVVDHPLVRHKIGILRMESTSTSEFRSVSNEVAGLLIYEATKGFRTEKHTVQGWAGPVEIEAISGKKVTVVPILRAGIGLMDGVLDMIPGAKISVVGLYRNEETLQPVEYYVKLASDMDQRLAIILDPMLATGGSLIATIELLKRHGCRNICSLNLVCAPEGIARVQAAHPDVDIYTAAIDDHLNENGYIIPGLGDAGDRIFGTK, via the coding sequence ATGGCAGTTTACGTTGTAGATCATCCTCTTGTTCGCCACAAGATTGGCATTTTGCGTATGGAATCCACCTCCACCAGCGAATTTCGCAGCGTTTCCAATGAAGTGGCGGGTCTGCTTATTTATGAAGCCACCAAGGGTTTTCGCACCGAAAAGCACACTGTGCAAGGGTGGGCCGGGCCTGTTGAAATTGAGGCCATTTCCGGCAAGAAGGTCACTGTTGTGCCCATCCTGCGCGCAGGCATCGGTCTTATGGACGGCGTGCTGGACATGATACCCGGCGCAAAGATCAGCGTTGTGGGCCTGTACCGCAATGAAGAAACTCTGCAGCCGGTGGAATACTACGTCAAGCTCGCCAGCGACATGGATCAGCGTCTTGCCATTATTCTTGACCCCATGCTGGCCACGGGCGGTTCGCTCATCGCCACCATAGAACTTTTGAAGCGCCACGGCTGCCGCAACATCTGCAGCCTCAATCTGGTCTGCGCGCCGGAAGGCATCGCCAGAGTACAGGCGGCGCATCCTGATGTGGATATATATACCGCCGCCATTGACGACCACCTCAATGAAAACGGCTATATCATCCCTGGACTCGGCGATGCCGGGGACCGTATTTTCGGCACCAAGTAG
- a CDS encoding DUF362 domain-containing protein, which translates to MPAKVFYTDSQSRSNEESNLAKVARLCDALNFKKFIKKNELTAVKLHFGEYGNDTHLNPTLVRQVINKITAAGGKPFLTDTTTLYSGSRHNAVDHLQTAYLQGFAPSVVAAPVVIADGLFGDNDVPVRINCKHFKEVHIATEINKAPALVVLSHFKGHQMAGFGGAIKNLAMGGASVRGKREQHATHVSVNEDACIGCGKCVRACPQDALSIQKKKSKVDISRCVGCFECMTVCPAAAISVDWETEMEPFMERLTEYAYGVVKGRKKRVCYINFVLNVTPDCDCVGWSDMPMVPNIGILASTDPVALDQACFDLVNKAPSLSGECCDKKGKQDKFTARWPYTLGPVQLKYGEEIGLGSRKYDLVKI; encoded by the coding sequence ATGCCCGCCAAAGTTTTTTATACAGACAGCCAATCCCGCTCCAATGAAGAAAGCAATCTCGCTAAAGTGGCTCGTCTGTGCGATGCCCTTAACTTCAAAAAATTCATCAAAAAAAATGAATTAACCGCTGTAAAATTGCATTTTGGCGAATACGGCAACGATACGCACCTGAACCCCACCCTGGTGCGCCAGGTTATCAACAAAATCACCGCCGCTGGCGGCAAGCCTTTTCTTACAGACACCACAACACTGTATTCCGGCAGCCGGCACAATGCGGTTGACCATCTGCAAACCGCATATCTGCAAGGATTTGCACCTTCCGTGGTAGCCGCTCCTGTGGTTATCGCCGACGGGCTGTTCGGCGATAACGACGTGCCCGTGCGCATCAACTGCAAGCATTTCAAAGAAGTCCACATCGCTACCGAAATCAACAAGGCTCCGGCCCTGGTGGTGCTGAGCCATTTCAAGGGCCATCAGATGGCCGGATTCGGCGGCGCCATCAAAAATCTTGCCATGGGCGGCGCGTCGGTACGCGGCAAGAGGGAACAGCACGCCACCCATGTGAGCGTGAACGAAGATGCCTGTATCGGCTGCGGCAAATGCGTGCGCGCCTGTCCTCAGGACGCCCTGAGCATACAAAAGAAAAAAAGCAAGGTGGACATATCCCGTTGCGTGGGCTGCTTTGAATGCATGACGGTCTGTCCCGCCGCTGCCATCAGCGTTGACTGGGAGACGGAAATGGAACCCTTCATGGAGCGCTTGACCGAATACGCCTATGGCGTGGTCAAGGGCAGAAAAAAGCGCGTCTGCTATATCAACTTTGTCCTCAACGTCACGCCGGACTGTGACTGCGTGGGCTGGAGCGACATGCCCATGGTGCCCAATATCGGCATACTGGCCTCCACCGACCCCGTCGCCCTGGATCAGGCATGCTTTGACCTCGTGAACAAGGCCCCCAGCCTGAGCGGCGAATGCTGCGATAAAAAAGGCAAGCAGGACAAATTCACGGCACGCTGGCCCTACACCCTTGGCCCGGTGCAGCTCAAGTACGGGGAAGAAATCGGCCTCGGCAGCCGCAAATACGATCTTGTAAAAATTTAG
- a CDS encoding cation:proton antiporter domain-containing protein — MDVPLLYEIVTIFLLSIFVTVTCNKIKLPATVGFLLTGVLCGPSLLGIVSDRDAIDHVAEIGVAMLLFTIGMELSGEALNRLKRPVFLGGSLQIGLTVLVVMGLALFGGYTYQQGIFMGCLVALSSSAVVLRIMQERGSTNTPTGRLSLAILVFQDIMVAPMLLCVPLLSGTLDLSLKDALFSTLWVVLALGGVLLFARFGLDRLMEAVVRTRTREILLLTTLGLCLGMALLTNTLGLSLSLGAFMAGLLLARSEYSMSVISGILPYRDVFMSLFFISVGMMLNVDFFGQHFFSIIGLTALFIVVKSLLTLPAVLVQGYPLRAAIITSLSLAQVGEFGFVLAASGLAAGLFDMEAYQNFLDVSVLTMMLTPGLMLIAPRLADKLVGQQGASTQAAQDADEGESNLKDHLIIVGFGISGKHLAHVAKESGIEYTILEMNPETVSRYRHKEPIAHGDASQPVVLEHLGVTRARVLVIVISDPSAVRAITIEARRFNPNLHIIARTRFVTEVAALRQLGADEVIAEEFETSIEIFTRVLTQYLVPRQDIDTFAARIRQENYRMIRRMSSPEDSLSSTINRLPDMGVQAVRLGAASPLCGQSLAQSELRRRHAVTVIAILREGITHASPGADDVFEPGDVVYLFGKTDKIIAITPLFSGPVRPSAKGKDSGKEQVQPAL; from the coding sequence ATGGACGTGCCCTTACTTTATGAAATAGTCACCATTTTTCTGCTTTCCATCTTCGTCACCGTTACCTGCAACAAAATCAAGCTCCCCGCCACTGTGGGTTTTTTGCTTACGGGCGTTTTGTGCGGCCCCTCGCTGCTTGGCATAGTCAGCGACCGTGACGCCATTGACCATGTGGCCGAAATCGGCGTGGCCATGCTGCTGTTCACCATTGGCATGGAACTTTCGGGCGAGGCCCTCAACCGGCTGAAACGCCCTGTTTTTCTGGGCGGCAGCCTGCAAATCGGGCTTACTGTTCTGGTCGTCATGGGTCTTGCCCTTTTTGGCGGCTATACCTATCAGCAGGGCATCTTTATGGGCTGCCTGGTCGCGCTTTCGTCCTCGGCCGTTGTGCTGCGCATCATGCAGGAGCGCGGTTCAACCAATACGCCCACGGGCCGCCTGTCTCTCGCCATCCTGGTTTTTCAGGACATCATGGTGGCCCCCATGCTGCTGTGCGTGCCCCTGCTTTCCGGCACCCTCGACCTCTCGTTGAAAGACGCCCTTTTTTCCACCCTGTGGGTGGTTCTGGCGCTGGGGGGCGTACTGCTTTTCGCGCGCTTCGGCCTTGACCGCCTCATGGAGGCGGTGGTGCGAACCCGCACCAGAGAAATCCTGCTGCTCACCACCCTCGGTCTGTGCCTCGGCATGGCCCTGCTGACAAACACGCTGGGGCTTTCGCTGTCGCTGGGCGCGTTTATGGCTGGCCTTCTGCTGGCCCGATCCGAATACAGCATGAGCGTCATTTCGGGTATTCTGCCCTACCGCGACGTTTTCATGAGCCTTTTTTTCATCTCCGTGGGCATGATGCTCAACGTGGATTTTTTCGGGCAGCACTTCTTTTCCATTATCGGGCTCACGGCTCTGTTCATCGTGGTCAAAAGTCTGCTCACCCTGCCCGCCGTTCTGGTGCAGGGCTATCCCCTGCGCGCGGCCATCATCACCTCTCTTTCACTGGCTCAGGTGGGTGAATTTGGCTTTGTTCTGGCGGCATCGGGCCTGGCCGCCGGGCTTTTTGACATGGAAGCCTATCAGAACTTTCTGGATGTCAGCGTGCTGACCATGATGCTTACCCCCGGTCTCATGCTCATTGCCCCGCGCCTGGCCGACAAACTGGTCGGTCAGCAGGGCGCGTCCACGCAGGCGGCGCAAGATGCCGACGAGGGCGAAAGCAACCTGAAAGATCACCTTATCATCGTGGGCTTCGGCATCAGCGGCAAGCATCTGGCCCACGTGGCCAAGGAATCGGGCATTGAATACACGATTCTGGAAATGAACCCCGAAACCGTCAGCCGGTACCGCCACAAAGAACCCATTGCCCACGGCGACGCCTCGCAGCCCGTGGTGCTGGAGCATCTGGGCGTCACCAGGGCTCGGGTGCTTGTCATCGTCATTTCCGATCCTTCGGCCGTGAGGGCCATCACCATTGAGGCCCGCCGCTTCAACCCCAACCTGCACATTATCGCCCGCACGCGGTTTGTGACCGAAGTGGCGGCATTGCGGCAACTGGGCGCGGACGAGGTCATTGCCGAAGAATTTGAAACCTCCATCGAGATTTTCACCCGTGTTCTCACCCAGTATCTTGTTCCCCGACAGGATATTGATACGTTTGCGGCCCGCATACGTCAGGAAAACTACCGCATGATCCGCCGCATGAGCTCCCCTGAAGACTCGCTGAGCAGCACCATAAACCGCCTGCCGGACATGGGCGTGCAAGCCGTGCGCCTTGGGGCGGCCTCGCCCCTGTGCGGGCAGAGCCTCGCCCAGAGCGAACTGCGCCGCCGCCATGCGGTCACGGTCATCGCCATCTTGCGCGAAGGAATCACCCATGCTTCCCCCGGCGCGGATGACGTGTTTGAACCTGGCGACGTTGTTTACCTTTTTGGCAAAACAGACAAGATCATCGCCATTACGCCGCTTTTTTCCGGCCCGGTGCGGCCGTCGGCAAAAGGCAAGGACAGTGGCAAAGAACAGGTCCAACCGGCACTCTGA
- a CDS encoding CoA-binding protein → MQDHTELRKLLEQARRIAIVGAKDKPGQAVDRVGRYLMNAGYEVYPVHPVRATVWGLTAYPHLAALPCPVDIINLFRAPEYCPDHAREVLALPWRPSLFWMQLGIRSPEARALLNSTGITVVEDACIMVEHARLLPNAAKTQG, encoded by the coding sequence ATGCAGGATCATACCGAATTGCGCAAGCTGCTTGAGCAGGCGCGGCGCATTGCCATAGTGGGCGCCAAGGACAAACCCGGCCAGGCCGTTGACCGCGTGGGCCGCTACCTTATGAACGCGGGTTACGAGGTCTACCCAGTGCACCCTGTGCGCGCGACGGTATGGGGCCTCACGGCCTACCCCCATCTTGCGGCCCTGCCCTGCCCCGTGGACATCATCAATCTTTTTCGCGCTCCAGAGTATTGCCCGGATCACGCCCGCGAAGTACTGGCCCTGCCCTGGCGGCCTTCACTTTTCTGGATGCAACTGGGCATACGGTCGCCCGAAGCGCGCGCGCTGCTGAACTCCACAGGCATCACCGTGGTTGAAGACGCCTGCATCATGGTGGAACACGCCCGCCTGCTGCCCAACGCTGCCAAGACTCAAGGATAA
- a CDS encoding YkgJ family cysteine cluster protein — protein MPVAPDTVFNCHMCGHCCEGRGGIVVSPTDLARLAAHMGQSPETVVERYCYHVGGKLKIRSGSDGYCVFFKQGQGCGVHEGKPAICRAWPFFRGNIEDSTSLSMAKEFCPGIRPETRHADFAQAGRDYLLQNGLLANDSSCEANALILK, from the coding sequence ATGCCTGTTGCACCGGATACGGTTTTCAATTGCCACATGTGCGGCCACTGCTGCGAAGGCCGCGGCGGCATTGTGGTCAGCCCAACCGACCTTGCGCGCCTGGCTGCCCACATGGGCCAGAGCCCGGAAACCGTTGTTGAGCGTTACTGCTACCATGTTGGGGGCAAGCTGAAGATACGCAGCGGTTCCGACGGCTACTGCGTCTTTTTCAAACAGGGGCAGGGCTGCGGCGTACACGAGGGCAAACCCGCCATATGCCGTGCATGGCCTTTTTTTCGCGGCAACATTGAAGACTCCACGAGCCTTTCCATGGCCAAGGAGTTCTGCCCTGGCATCCGTCCGGAAACCCGGCACGCCGACTTTGCCCAGGCCGGACGCGACTACCTGCTGCAAAACGGCCTGCTGGCCAATGACAGCAGTTGCGAAGCCAACGCCCTTATCCTCAAGTAA
- a CDS encoding J domain-containing protein yields MRRRTRQISLKECYAILKLEKNADLAAVKRAYRRRAFELHPDLNPGNAEASRDFQLLNEAYVALSGILTHEDEVRKKSEARQETRKEARQEARKSKKESAGAKDPGPADAKQEDKSASQPPPSGEDTAKTAGSQEKGQNASQSGTAQGGQNSAEDKTSAEDQAESSRADAAGAAYAEQDVLRDLLNDPFARRVFEDIYSELNKQQAEKAQQEEPQQQEAESAPQNRAKPKAAKIKKNAALHKENLAGSTATWSSEMARGVTGMVKDWLRRQIDEEQSLTLPASNLAPGCRVRLQIRQGLQAELKTVEITLPPDFSVGRPVRLRGLGKRVGPWQGDLYLTLYTE; encoded by the coding sequence ATGCGACGCCGCACCCGCCAGATATCGCTCAAGGAATGCTACGCCATTCTCAAGCTTGAGAAAAATGCCGACCTTGCAGCAGTAAAAAGGGCTTACCGCAGGCGCGCCTTTGAACTGCACCCCGACCTGAACCCCGGAAACGCCGAGGCCAGCCGGGACTTTCAGTTGCTTAACGAGGCATATGTCGCTCTTTCCGGCATTCTCACCCATGAGGATGAGGTGAGAAAAAAGAGCGAAGCCCGCCAAGAAACGCGGAAAGAAGCACGGCAGGAAGCACGCAAAAGCAAAAAGGAAAGCGCGGGCGCTAAAGACCCTGGCCCGGCCGACGCAAAACAGGAAGACAAAAGCGCGTCCCAGCCCCCGCCCTCCGGCGAGGACACGGCAAAAACCGCTGGAAGCCAGGAGAAGGGGCAGAACGCCAGCCAGTCCGGCACGGCGCAAGGCGGACAAAACAGCGCAGAGGATAAAACCTCCGCCGAGGATCAGGCCGAGAGTTCCCGCGCCGACGCTGCGGGAGCGGCCTATGCCGAACAGGACGTGCTGCGCGATCTGCTCAATGATCCTTTTGCCCGCCGCGTTTTTGAAGATATTTACAGCGAGTTGAACAAGCAGCAGGCAGAGAAGGCGCAGCAGGAAGAACCGCAACAGCAGGAGGCGGAATCCGCCCCGCAAAACCGAGCAAAGCCCAAGGCGGCAAAAATAAAGAAAAACGCCGCGCTGCATAAAGAGAATCTGGCCGGGAGCACAGCCACATGGTCCTCTGAAATGGCCCGTGGCGTCACCGGCATGGTCAAGGACTGGCTGCGCCGCCAGATTGACGAAGAACAAAGCCTTACCCTGCCCGCAAGCAACCTTGCGCCGGGCTGCCGTGTGCGCTTACAGATCCGCCAGGGCCTTCAGGCTGAACTCAAAACCGTTGAAATAACCCTGCCGCCGGATTTTTCTGTGGGCAGACCCGTTCGCCTGCGCGGTCTGGGCAAACGCGTAGGGCCATGGCAAGGCGACCTTTACCTGACGCTGTATACTGAATAG